The following are encoded in a window of Roseivirga misakiensis genomic DNA:
- a CDS encoding sigma-54-dependent transcriptional regulator, translated as MKEKGRILIVDDDNYVMLSIRILLEQHYQDVRGINNPLQIETAFEENHYDVVVLDMNFSAGATEGKDGLKYLRQIKELSPTTSVVFITAYGEINLAVEAIKEGAFDFLVKPWQNEKLLTTVSAAFQLNRSAQKIEELTSKQSHLTSLLDAPFSDIIGESDAIKSVLEQIEKVAQTDANVLITGENGTGKELVARAIHRSSLRNQEVFLNVDMGAITETLFESELFGHKKGAFTDAKSDRVGKFEAANGGSLFLDEIGNLSSPLQAKLLRVIQDRQVIPVGANDAREFDARLICATNAHLSKMVQQGTFRQDLLFRINTIEIRLPALRDRKEDIPLLADHFLNSFKKKYHKNGLFVPDYVIKKLTKYDWPGNIRELQHAIERAVIMSDGKQLHVGDFNLQNVNQTEGSGIESFNLEDLEKWAIESSIKKHQGNISNAAEELGLSRGALYRRMEKYEI; from the coding sequence ATGAAAGAAAAAGGCAGAATCCTGATCGTAGATGATGACAACTATGTCATGCTATCTATCAGAATTTTATTGGAGCAGCATTATCAAGATGTTCGTGGAATCAATAATCCATTACAGATTGAAACGGCTTTTGAAGAAAACCATTATGACGTGGTTGTACTGGATATGAATTTCAGTGCTGGAGCTACTGAGGGTAAAGATGGACTGAAATACCTACGCCAAATTAAAGAGCTATCCCCAACTACGAGTGTCGTTTTTATAACGGCTTATGGAGAAATAAACTTAGCGGTAGAGGCTATAAAAGAAGGTGCTTTTGATTTTTTGGTAAAACCTTGGCAAAATGAGAAGCTACTCACCACTGTTTCAGCTGCCTTCCAACTCAATCGATCGGCACAAAAAATAGAAGAACTTACCTCAAAACAGTCTCACCTTACGTCACTTTTAGACGCACCATTCTCAGATATTATCGGCGAATCAGATGCAATCAAGTCAGTACTTGAACAGATTGAAAAGGTCGCTCAAACTGATGCCAATGTCTTAATTACAGGTGAAAATGGTACGGGAAAAGAACTTGTTGCTCGAGCAATTCACAGAAGTTCACTCCGAAACCAAGAAGTATTTTTAAATGTAGACATGGGTGCCATTACGGAAACCCTTTTCGAAAGTGAGCTCTTTGGCCACAAGAAAGGCGCTTTTACAGACGCCAAATCGGATCGGGTAGGCAAATTTGAAGCAGCCAACGGTGGTTCGCTTTTCTTAGACGAAATTGGAAATTTAAGCTCACCACTTCAGGCAAAGTTACTCCGGGTGATCCAAGACAGACAAGTAATACCTGTTGGTGCAAACGATGCGAGAGAATTTGATGCTAGACTTATTTGTGCTACGAATGCACATCTTTCTAAAATGGTCCAGCAAGGTACTTTCAGACAAGACTTATTATTCAGGATAAATACTATCGAAATTCGCCTTCCGGCACTCAGAGATCGCAAAGAAGACATTCCGTTACTGGCCGATCATTTCTTGAATAGCTTTAAAAAGAAGTACCATAAAAACGGGCTTTTTGTACCAGATTACGTCATCAAGAAATTGACAAAATACGATTGGCCAGGAAATATTCGAGAATTGCAGCACGCGATCGAAAGAGCTGTAATTATGAGCGATGGCAAACAATTACATGTTGGGGACTTTAACTTACAGAACGTTAATCAAACTGAGGGAAGCGGTATTGAGTCTTTCAACTTGGAAGATTTGGAAAAATGGGCAATCGAAAGTTCGATCAAAAAACACCAAGGCAACATTAGCAACGCGGCAGAAGAATTAGGACTGAGCAGAGGGGCGTTATATAGAAGAATGGAGAAATATGAAATTTAA